gcaattatatttgtgtGTATGATCATAAGGGAAtttggttttatttttttatatttctataaccttcatataattataatgttCTTTACAAAAAAAGTGTATGAAATAATATCTATTTTAAAACTGAACAATAATTTGTGTAtctctttattttataatatacacttgaaaattatatttgtcttaaaaaaatatatatattgaataAATCCTGTCCTTTGAAATGTGTacatatgttatattttattttttcgtaACCACACAAAAATTTGCCATAAACcataatacataaatatatgtgttTCTATCtctatattataaatatatatatatatattcaccTTATCAAATTcagtataatattaatttgtacattaatttattaaactaAATATACAGATGTCCCTAACGAGATCGAAAAAATTAAGGAAATACTTGACAAAATATTACCAGAAAGAGATTTAAATATTGTGACTATAAAAAGTGTTCGAAAAGATGTTGCAGATTATCTAAATGTTGATGAATCATATTTTACAGACaataaggaaaaaaaaacaatattaaaagatatattaaaagataaactattaaaattatataatgaacAACAAGGGAAAAAAGAACAAGAGGATGATAAAAGTACGAAAACTGAAAGTAGcaaagaaaatgaagatggatacaaaaaaaaaaaatataatcaaagtaataaatcaataaaatcagattcaaaaaataacaaaaaaagaaaaatgaatAGTGATGATTTTAATACTCCATCAtccaaaaatataaaaaaagacaaaaaagaaaaaaaaagtggaagtaaaaaatatgataatagtgataatgataatgatgaatTGAAACCAAAAAGTCGAAAAAAATCAAGTGGAAATATtacagaaaaaaatatacacacaattaaaaaagaaaagttACGTAAAATTGTATTGGACTTAAAAATTGGACCAACTATTTTTAAAGacttaaataaagaaaatgacgaagaatataataaaaaattagaagaaaaaattattgccttttgtgaaaaaaaaaatatatgttcaGAAACAAATAGATTGCCAAATCCTTCTGAAATACAAGAATATGCAAAACAacttaaattaaaacaagAATTAGACGGAATTGATTTATCTAACATTTTAGATTCAAGTACAAGGTCAAGAAGAAGAACACCAAATATTTATGTCTCAAAAATTATTGATGGTTCtgaagaagatgaagaagAAGATGGGGAAGACGATGACGAAGATGACGAAGAGGATGATGAAGAAGAGAATGAAGAGGAACATGAAGAGGAAAATGAAGAGGAACATGAAGAAGAAGATGATGATggtgatgatgatgatgatgatgaagatgatgatgatgaagaGGAAGAAGAAGATGGCGATGACGATGACGATGACTAGCTAAAGAAcaaacttttttatttatatacctattgttttttattatttggattattttttcctttttttaataatattttggctttttttttctacacACTAATTATGTTTgcatgttttaaaaaatgattcttaatattttattcattttattatttctatgGCGTACAtgtattttatcattttttttttcttttgatAATACTTATTATGATGATATTTACAAGTAACTAGTGttggtatatattttttgttgaaATGGAaagcatattatatatatatccatatatatatatatacatattgggtaatattatttcttttttatagtataaaaaaatagaaaaatcgaagaaaaaatatatacactatatgttatcatatttttttgtgtccTTGAATTTTTCCACTTGACATGTATATATCACCTCCTTAAAGTAAACACGTTTGAGGGGACTAACAAAATGCAAAaaaacttttttaaatatgttatcAAATAAGCTTCATATGTATTATAGCCccccaaaaaatattatagcaTTATAAACATAATAGCTGTTTCACTTTTATTACACAagtttcttttttattaatatgtattgGTTGTGTTATTATTTCGCTAAACTACTCATTTATTTAgctattatttatttagcTATCATTTATTTAGCTATCATTTATTTAgctattatttatttggctattatttatttgactattatttatttagctattatttatttagttGTTATTTATTGCTATATACTTTCATatgtacataatttttttttaatcaatCATATATAATTCCACTTTTCccaattaattttttttgccAATTTTCCAAAACAAGCTTAAAATTCAATATCCCAATTATTTTTCCTTAAGAACAATTTTCACAAAAATAGTTTAAGTGCATAAAATTGGTAAAGGAattgtaataaatatatgatataatttttatatacttttgtatgtatgcatgtatattatactataaattaaatacaaggacgctgaaatatttttagtacataatatatataacacgaatatataaaatatatttataatgttGTATTTCCCAAGAAAAAAGGATATTAATCTCATTTTATTTTGCacgtttttttaatataacatataattttttaaatttatttattctttttaatttattatacttttaattttccattaatttttttgcttttacacaaaattataaattttatcacATACACTTTATATTaagatttattaaaaaaatatatataagaaaaatttaacaaattGCGCgtgaataaaataagtaaattatgaaaaattgaatatttttttcatcactTTCAAAATCTACttattattcatttatattataaaatacgaaaaaagtgaaaaaaatatatggaataatagaagatataataaaattatataggaAATGAGAAATGGGagaaataacaataaaataacaatagaAATACCAAAGTaatgataattattttgaagatctttttatttaatttatttctattgaaatattttatatatattttatactccctttaaaaaaggaaaaaatataccttttaatttgtatattataaataaataaatatatatatatatatatatatatatatgccatgcatatataaatagtaacattttattatataatgacATCTAGAAGACATAAACTGTTCAATGAAACtgatttgaaaatatatattatagggGATGAAGTAATAGCAGATAAAATAAACCAATAAATTTTTGATATATGATTCTATcaataaatgtttatatGATGTTACATGCACAaactattatatatgcacacatacatatttatattttttcaggACTCTGTTGTTGGTTTTTTGCTAGCTGGAATTGGGTTTCGAGATGGacttggaaaaaaaaattttttcattGTAAATTCAAGTAATAAAATAGTAGTAAATATCGTATACCTACCATTTAATCTGACTAAGAAAATCACAAAAtcacacttttttttttttttttttttttttctttttttttaagaaacGAGTAAATCCGAAATTGAGGAAGTTTTCAAAGAATACACATCGAAAAGTGATTGTGGAGTTATATTAATGAACCAACaagtaatattttataaaaataaaaataataatatattaccaATTATATAACACCCGTAAAgctttatatatacacaaatgTGTGGGGCTCTATAAGAAGATGTATTGTATACATGTTGAATCCACAGTTAtagataatatatacatttccTTTTCTCCTTACTCATATTTTCTATACAGATAGCAGACGAAATAAGACATCTTGTTGATTTACATGATAAAATATTACCCACTGTTTTAGAAATACCATCAAAAGACAAGCCATTTGACCCAAACAAAGATTCGATTATTCAAAGagtaaaattattttttggtggtgatatttcaaatataaaatgaaatctggacatattttcaatattacattttctttttaatttgtcacttttatttttgttatttatcTGTatctgtatatatatatatatatatctttccCTTTGCATTCTCACCacttacatttttaatttatgcCCATCACtatttgttatattatcTCACCACAAATATATAcctacataaaaaaataaagccaAAATGGACGTAAGATTAAAGGGAAAAATACTTATAAGTCTTCTtgttttgatatatatttatgtaatgataaatttatttatccaaCCATTTATTATATCAGAATTTTTGATTTCCGTTTTTTTTGTAAACCCATGGAAAttggtatatattataaattatacattcgtttttttttt
Above is a window of Plasmodium yoelii strain 17X genome assembly, chromosome: 9 DNA encoding:
- a CDS encoding V-type proton ATPase subunit F, putative, which encodes MTSRRHKLFNETDLKIYIIGDEDSVVGFLLAGIGFRDGLGKKNFFIVNSKTSKSEIEEVFKEYTSKSDCGVILMNQQIADEIRHLVDLHDKILPTVLEIPSKDKPFDPNKDSIIQRVKLFFGGDISNIK